The Pyxidicoccus sp. MSG2 DNA segment CAGCGGCGTGCGGGGCGCACCATCCGGCGCCGCGGCCCTCGCGGGAGGAGGCAGCGCACGCGGGTCCACCTTGCCGCTCGCCATCAACGGCAGCGTGCCGAGCGGGATGATGTCCGCGGGCACCAGATGCTCAGGCAGCCGCGCGCGCAGCAGGGATTTCACCTCGCCCGGCGCGAGCGGCTCAGCGGATGCGGGCACCACGTAGGCCACCAGCCGGGGCTCTCCGCCCGCGGGAGGCCGCCACACGGTGACATGGGCCTGCCGCATGCCGGCGACTTCGCGCAGCGCCACCTCCACCTCGCCCGGCTCGATGCGGAAACCGCGCAGCTTCACCTGCGCGTCCGCGCGGCCCACGAAGTCGAGCCGCCCGTCCGCGCGCCACCGCACCACGTCGCCCGTGCGGTACAGCCGCGCACCGGGCTCGCCACCGTACGCGTCCGGCACGAAGCGCTCGGCGGTCAGGTCCGGCCGGCCCAGGTAGCCGCGCGCCACGGACGGCCCGCCCACGTACAGCTCTCCCGCCACGCCCAGGGGCACGGGTTGCAGCGCCTCGTCCAGCACATACGCGTCGATGTGCGGCAGCGGCCGGCCGATGGGTGGCGGGCCCACGTCTCCCGGCGAGCAGCGCTCCCAGGTGGCGCACACCGTGACTTCGGTGGGGCCATACGCGTTGACGAACGTCCGGCCGTTCGCGAAGCGCGTCACGAGGTCCGCCGGGCAGGCTTCGCCCGCGGACATGAGCATCGTCAACTCCGGGAGCGGCGCCTCCGGCAGCAGCGTGGAGACGGACGGCGGCAGCGTCACCGCGGTGATGCGCTGCTCCTTCAGCACGCGGTGCAGCGCTTCGCCAGCGAGCAACTCACCCGGCGGAGGCAGGTGCAGCGTGGCGCCGGTGGTGAGGGCCTGGACGTACTCCGCCACCGAGGCATCGAAGGATGGCGAGGAGAACTGGAGCACCCGCGCGCCCGGGCCGAAGGGAAGGCCCGCGCCCATGGACTCGGACAGGTGCACCGCGCCCCGGTGTGTCACCGCCACGCCCTTGGGCCGCCCCGTGCTGCCCGACGTGTAGATGACGTAGGCCGCGCAGTCCGAAGACGGCACCGACGTGCCAGTCACGACGGGTTCCTCGGCGGCCTGACCCGGAGCGCCGTGTTCTTCCCAGAGCAGGGCTCGCACGCCCTCCGGCAGGGTGATGCGCTGCGCGAGCCGCCCATGCGCCAGCAACACCCGCGCGCCCGCATCCGCGAGCATCCACGCCACGCGCTCGGGAGGGTGTGCCGGTTCGAACGGAACCACCGTTCCGCCCGCCTTGAGCACTGCGAGGAAGGCCACTACCGCCTCCGGCCCACCGCGCTCCAGCAACGTGCCCACGCGCACCTCGGGCCCCACGCCATGACGCCGCAGCCGGGCCGCGAGCCGTCCGGCCCACGCATCCACCTCGCGATACGTCCACCGGGTGGCGCCGGCCACGAGCGCCACGGCATCGGGAGTCCGCGCGGCCCAGGCCTCGAACAACGTATGCAGCTCCGCGCCGGCAGCGTGCTTCGGAGCCTCCGCTCGACGCCCCAGGTCCAGCAAGCCGCGCCGCTCGTCCGCATCCAGCAGCGACAGCTCCACCAGCGGGACGTCAGGTGCGGAGGAAGCCGCCTCCAGCAGCGCGCGCAGGTGACGGGCCATGCGCGCGGCGGCGTCCGCGTCGAAGAGGTCCGCGCAGTACTCCAAGCTGGCCGAGAAGCCGCCGTCCACCTCCGCCATCATCAGCGTGAGGTCGAAGGCGGAGGCGCGGTGGCCCAGGGGGAAGGACTCCAGCTCCAGCGCCCCCAGGCGGGCCCGTGCGCCCGGCTCTCCGAGGGCGAACGCGCCCAGCGCCTCGCGCCCGGGTCGGCCGGACTGCAGCGCGAACATCGCCTGGAAGACGGGCGCGCGGGACGCGTCCCTCCGGGGATGGAGCCGCTCGACGAGCCGGGCGAAGGGCAGCTCCTGGTGCTCCAGCGCCTCCAGCACGGTGCCACGCACCTGCGCCAGCAGTCCGGAGAAGGACAGCGCGCGGGGCATGCGTGCGCGCAGGGCCACGGGGTTGACGAAGTAGCCCACCTGCCGCGACAGGTCCGCGCGCGTGCGGCCCGCAGTGGGCGTGCCCACGATGACGTCCTCCTGGCCTGTGTAGCGACGCAGGAAGGCGACGTACCCCGCCAGCAACGTCATGAACGGCGTGGCGCCATGCGCGTGCGCCAGTGCCTTCAGGCGCGCGGCCGTCGGGGGCTCCACGCGGAACGACACCGTGGCGCCCCGGAAGGACTGGAGCCGGGGACGAGGCCGCGACGTGGGCAGATCCAGCGCCGGCAGCTCGCCGCCCAGCCGCTCGCGCCACCAGGCCTGGAGCGCGTCACCGGCAGGCCCCGTGTAGCGCGGATCCTGGGCCTGGAGGATGGCCGGTGCGGGAGGAGGCGGCGGGAGCAGCGCGGCGGATGTGCCCTGGACCTCGGCGGTGTAGAGCGCGCCCAATTCCTCGGCCAGCACCTCCAGCGACCAGAAGTCGGTGACCAGATGGTGCAGCACGAACAACAACACGGACCCGCCTGGCACCCCGGTGAACAGCCGCGCGCGGACGAGCGGCCCGTGCTCCAGGTCGAAGGGCCGATGCGCCTCGGCATCGAGCCGCTCACGCAAGACCTCCACCGTCATC contains these protein-coding regions:
- a CDS encoding non-ribosomal peptide synthetase; its protein translation is MHLPTRADPASEFVCPEDLTFVDLCRARASAQGGQNVFTFLDEEGERTVTYAELDAGARAVAALLRRHLAPGDRALLLYPPGREYVLGFLGCLYAGVVAVPAYPPDPMRLGRTLPRLQALVADCGARVALTTSGISAMVEPLTEDAPDLRALRWLATDSVAAEEAEAWRPVELHGDAVAFLQYTSGSTGTPRGVVLRHRHLLHNSGLIARGFDAAPNPVGVIWLPPYHDMGLIGGILQPLFRDIPTVLLPPLFFLQQPMRWLEAVSRFGGTVSGGPNFAFDLCVRKSTPEERAALDLSRWEVAFCGAEPVREETLERFAEAFAPSGFRREAFYPCYGLAEGTLIVTGGRRAEAPVVRRFAREGLRHGEARAPVDGEVEAVLVGCGAALGGQELRVVDPETGVPSAPGRVGELWVRGPSVADGYWQRPEETARTFHGRLAGSGDGPYLRTGDLGVVEGGEVFVTGRLKDVLVLRGRNHYPQDLELSVERCHPGLRPGCGAAFSVEVDGEERLTLVQEVSAKVAGDVDTVLTRIRAALAEEHGVAAHAVVLISAGALPKTSSGKVQRRACREAFLAGTLDVVREWREGQVEDAAGSGTRDEPRVSEVSAAGQGEVLSWLVSRVSGLLGVDARALDVDAPLTHFGLDSLRALEVLHAVEEGWRVSLPPALLLQGPSLREVTAWVEQRRGDASVRSEAVPSTPANGATYVSDGQRALWFLQRMAPGSTAYHVARALRFTSSVDAAVLARVFSTLVTRHPALACAFPEERGEPVLRPSASVPSLELEDASAMTVEVLRERLDAEAHRPFDLEHGPLVRARLFTGVPGGSVLLFVLHHLVTDFWSLEVLAEELGALYTAEVQGTSAALLPPPPPAPAILQAQDPRYTGPAGDALQAWWRERLGGELPALDLPTSRPRPRLQSFRGATVSFRVEPPTAARLKALAHAHGATPFMTLLAGYVAFLRRYTGQEDVIVGTPTAGRTRADLSRQVGYFVNPVALRARMPRALSFSGLLAQVRGTVLEALEHQELPFARLVERLHPRRDASRAPVFQAMFALQSGRPGREALGAFALGEPGARARLGALELESFPLGHRASAFDLTLMMAEVDGGFSASLEYCADLFDADAAARMARHLRALLEAASSAPDVPLVELSLLDADERRGLLDLGRRAEAPKHAAGAELHTLFEAWAARTPDAVALVAGATRWTYREVDAWAGRLAARLRRHGVGPEVRVGTLLERGGPEAVVAFLAVLKAGGTVVPFEPAHPPERVAWMLADAGARVLLAHGRLAQRITLPEGVRALLWEEHGAPGQAAEEPVVTGTSVPSSDCAAYVIYTSGSTGRPKGVAVTHRGAVHLSESMGAGLPFGPGARVLQFSSPSFDASVAEYVQALTTGATLHLPPPGELLAGEALHRVLKEQRITAVTLPPSVSTLLPEAPLPELTMLMSAGEACPADLVTRFANGRTFVNAYGPTEVTVCATWERCSPGDVGPPPIGRPLPHIDAYVLDEALQPVPLGVAGELYVGGPSVARGYLGRPDLTAERFVPDAYGGEPGARLYRTGDVVRWRADGRLDFVGRADAQVKLRGFRIEPGEVEVALREVAGMRQAHVTVWRPPAGGEPRLVAYVVPASAEPLAPGEVKSLLRARLPEHLVPADIIPLGTLPLMASGKVDPRALPPPARAAAPDGAPRTPLEESIARAWAEVLGHPSVGVHAHFFDDLGGSSLAAVRACSRLRESLGRDVPITHFFEHPTVHALARRLSAEAKPETEGVKHQERAEARRQVLQRRGRNTRGHD